A genomic stretch from Thermodesulfobacteriota bacterium includes:
- a CDS encoding LON peptidase substrate-binding domain-containing protein — MDLSSLDLKDVSNLSNFSGMVPLFPLSTVVFFPNTLLPLHVFEPRYKQMVNDVIKSERIIGMALLKPGWQSNYYGNPDIYDVAGMGRIVSSETCSDGKINIVLYGLKRVRITEIVKDKPYRLARVDILENAHGPNEESLRVRIEELVTKWNFTLGEKEKAHRINVNTKLPLDCLTDALGTLIFSNIFEKQMLLEEPGIEKRAEIIIKDLQTRLDIVSVTAGKSSGILDKRNLN; from the coding sequence ATGGATTTATCTTCGCTTGATCTCAAGGACGTTTCCAATCTTTCGAATTTTTCGGGCATGGTGCCATTGTTCCCGTTATCGACGGTCGTCTTCTTTCCCAATACCCTTCTTCCCCTCCACGTTTTCGAGCCAAGATACAAACAAATGGTAAACGACGTCATTAAATCCGAAAGGATCATAGGCATGGCGCTTTTAAAACCTGGGTGGCAGTCGAACTACTACGGGAATCCGGATATTTACGACGTGGCCGGCATGGGAAGGATCGTGAGCTCCGAGACGTGCTCCGACGGGAAGATAAATATAGTCCTCTACGGCCTGAAGCGGGTGAGGATAACGGAGATAGTAAAGGACAAGCCCTACAGGCTCGCGCGGGTGGATATACTCGAAAACGCGCACGGGCCTAACGAAGAGAGCCTTCGGGTGCGGATAGAAGAGCTCGTCACGAAGTGGAACTTCACGCTCGGGGAAAAAGAGAAGGCCCACAGGATCAACGTCAACACGAAGCTGCCGCTCGACTGCCTCACCGACGCACTCGGCACGCTGATATTCTCGAATATATTCGAAAAGCAGATGCTCCTCGAAGAGCCGGGCATCGAGAAGAGGGCGGAGATAATAATAAAGGATCTCCAGACGAGGCTCGACATAGTCTCGGTCACCGCCGGAAAAAGCTCCGGCATACTCGACAAGAGGAATCTAAACTGA
- a CDS encoding alpha/beta fold hydrolase codes for MAYADVDGVRLYYEVHGEGYPVVLIGGLGSQAQSWATQVPIYSKHFKVVVFDNRGSGLSDKPAPGYTTADMADDTAGLMDALGIERAHVVGKSMGGMIGQWLAIRHPHKVSRLVMGCSAASRDEVGNVILDMGREIASKVGMKAVWTMALYLGYTREYIEKNISTLKATMAAVPESPDTLRGYIGQSQAVETHDTTELLSGINAPTLVMLGETDLTTSPKKTRELASLIKGALLKTFPGVGHGFWRERQEEVDELVLEFLGSESV; via the coding sequence ATGGCTTACGCGGACGTAGACGGCGTCAGATTATATTACGAGGTCCACGGCGAGGGATACCCGGTCGTCCTAATAGGCGGCCTCGGGAGCCAGGCGCAGAGCTGGGCGACGCAGGTGCCGATATACTCGAAGCACTTCAAGGTGGTCGTATTCGACAACCGGGGCTCGGGGCTTTCGGACAAGCCCGCGCCGGGATACACGACGGCCGACATGGCGGACGACACGGCCGGGCTCATGGACGCGCTCGGCATCGAGCGTGCGCACGTCGTGGGGAAGTCGATGGGCGGCATGATAGGGCAGTGGCTCGCCATAAGGCATCCTCACAAGGTGAGCAGGCTCGTCATGGGATGCTCGGCTGCGTCCCGCGACGAGGTGGGGAACGTCATACTCGACATGGGGAGAGAGATAGCATCGAAGGTCGGCATGAAGGCCGTCTGGACGATGGCCCTTTACCTCGGCTACACGAGGGAATACATCGAGAAGAACATCTCCACGCTGAAAGCCACGATGGCCGCCGTTCCCGAGAGCCCGGACACGCTCCGTGGCTACATAGGCCAGAGCCAGGCGGTCGAAACGCACGACACGACGGAGCTCCTATCGGGCATAAACGCCCCGACGCTGGTGATGCTCGGGGAGACCGACCTTACGACCTCGCCGAAGAAGACGCGGGAGCTCGCATCTCTGATAAAAGGGGCGCTGCTTAAGACGTTCCCGGGCGTGGGGCACGGATTCTGGAGGGAAAGGCAGGAAGAGGTGGACGAGCTCGTGCTCGAATTCCTGGGGTCCGAATCAGTTTAG
- the ruvX gene encoding Holliday junction resolvase RuvX, with protein MKRTLALDVGSKTIGVAVSDLLGITANGVTTIMRKDIEHDTAELSKIIAEYEPGELLVGLPMRGDGGMTRRGEEIKKFASTVLGRFGIPVNFWDESYSTKNAERFLIEADVSRKKRKKVIDKMAAVYILAEYLESKRPITPEDDY; from the coding sequence ATGAAACGAACACTTGCGCTCGACGTCGGCTCGAAGACCATAGGTGTCGCGGTAAGCGACCTCCTCGGCATTACGGCCAACGGCGTGACCACGATAATGCGGAAGGATATCGAGCACGACACGGCCGAGCTCTCGAAGATAATCGCGGAGTACGAGCCCGGCGAGCTCCTCGTCGGCCTTCCGATGCGGGGCGACGGGGGAATGACACGTAGGGGAGAGGAGATAAAGAAGTTCGCCTCGACCGTCCTCGGGAGATTCGGAATCCCCGTAAATTTCTGGGACGAGAGCTATTCCACGAAGAACGCCGAGCGGTTCCTTATAGAAGCCGACGTCTCGCGGAAGAAGCGGAAAAAGGTGATCGACAAGATGGCGGCCGTGTATATACTTGCCGAGTATCTGGAATCGAAAAGACCCATAACACCGGAGGACGACTACTAA
- the arfB gene encoding alternative ribosome rescue aminoacyl-tRNA hydrolase ArfB → MPRITRNIVIPDDEISLEFVRASGPGGQNVNKVSTAVQLRFDAAGSESLESGVKERLLKIAGNRATDEGIIIIEAKRFRSQEKNRRDAIDRLTEMVRKAAVKPTPRRKTRPTAASREKRLSQKKRRSEVKRLRKPGIPGAE, encoded by the coding sequence ATGCCCAGAATAACGCGGAATATCGTCATCCCGGACGACGAGATAAGCCTCGAATTCGTCCGCGCCTCGGGGCCGGGCGGGCAAAATGTCAACAAGGTTTCGACGGCGGTGCAGCTCCGTTTCGACGCCGCCGGCTCGGAAAGCCTTGAATCCGGGGTTAAGGAGCGCCTTCTCAAAATCGCCGGAAACAGGGCGACCGACGAGGGGATAATCATTATCGAGGCGAAAAGGTTCAGGAGCCAGGAGAAGAACCGCAGGGACGCAATCGACCGCCTGACCGAAATGGTAAGGAAGGCGGCCGTGAAGCCCACACCGAGGCGGAAAACGAGGCCTACTGCGGCGTCCAGGGAAAAGAGGCTTTCCCAAAAGAAGCGCCGCTCCGAGGTAAAGCGGCTCCGGAAGCCCGGCATTCCCGGCGCAGAATAG
- a CDS encoding ammonium transporter, whose protein sequence is MIRTCSKYKFPALGALFLLALVVLFPELTFAQEEASTLDTGDTAWILTSSALVLMMTIPGLFLFYGGLVRSKNALGTIMQSFFLAALISIQWAIIGYTLAFGSDVSSLVGGFDFFGLSGVGPEPADGSTIPHSLFMVFQMTFAIITVALISGAFAERMKFSAFILFSLIWTTLIYDPLAHWVWGGGWIGAMGALDFAGGTVVHISSGAAALAAALLLGRRTGYGKLPMAPHILPFSVIGAALLWVGWFGFNAGSALGANGLAATAFVTTQLATAAAVLAWVFVEWMMRGKPTVLGAATGAVAGLVAITPAAGFVSPMAAIIIGLGGGVLCLFAVNLKPKLGYDDSLDVVGVHGVGGTWGALATGLFASTAVNPDGANGLFFGNPEQLWIQFVGVAVTWIFSFVGTSIILMIVKAIVGLRLSPDKEEAGLDISEHGEEAYSGFQMAHGYGTPEYGMSLKDE, encoded by the coding sequence ATGATAAGGACCTGCTCGAAGTATAAATTCCCGGCGCTTGGCGCGTTGTTTTTATTGGCTTTGGTTGTGCTCTTTCCAGAGCTGACGTTCGCTCAGGAAGAGGCCTCCACCCTGGATACCGGGGACACGGCCTGGATATTGACCTCTTCGGCCCTGGTGTTGATGATGACCATACCGGGCCTGTTTTTGTTTTACGGCGGTCTTGTCAGATCCAAGAATGCGCTCGGAACTATAATGCAAAGCTTTTTCCTGGCCGCTCTTATAAGCATTCAGTGGGCGATTATCGGATATACGCTGGCTTTCGGGAGTGATGTCTCGTCCCTGGTCGGCGGCTTCGATTTCTTCGGCCTGAGCGGCGTCGGGCCGGAGCCGGCTGACGGGTCGACCATACCCCACAGCCTGTTCATGGTTTTCCAGATGACGTTCGCAATAATAACCGTCGCCCTTATCTCGGGGGCGTTCGCCGAACGCATGAAATTCAGCGCTTTTATTCTTTTTTCCCTTATATGGACGACATTGATCTACGATCCGCTGGCCCACTGGGTTTGGGGCGGTGGATGGATAGGCGCAATGGGCGCACTGGACTTCGCGGGCGGCACTGTCGTTCACATAAGCTCCGGTGCTGCGGCCCTCGCGGCGGCATTGCTGCTTGGAAGGCGAACCGGATACGGTAAGCTGCCAATGGCTCCTCATATTCTGCCCTTCAGCGTCATCGGTGCGGCCCTTCTGTGGGTAGGGTGGTTCGGGTTCAATGCCGGCAGCGCCCTCGGGGCGAACGGGCTCGCGGCCACGGCCTTCGTTACAACCCAGCTCGCCACGGCCGCTGCGGTCCTGGCATGGGTTTTTGTCGAATGGATGATGAGGGGTAAGCCCACTGTCCTCGGTGCGGCCACCGGTGCTGTCGCCGGCCTCGTCGCCATTACTCCTGCCGCTGGCTTCGTAAGCCCGATGGCCGCTATTATAATAGGCCTCGGCGGTGGCGTCCTGTGCCTCTTTGCGGTTAATCTTAAGCCAAAGCTCGGATATGACGACTCTCTCGACGTAGTCGGCGTACACGGCGTAGGCGGCACCTGGGGCGCTCTCGCAACAGGGCTGTTCGCCTCCACGGCGGTCAACCCGGACGGAGCGAACGGCCTTTTCTTCGGCAACCCCGAACAGCTCTGGATACAGTTTGTCGGCGTGGCTGTCACCTGGATATTCTCCTTCGTCGGAACCTCTATAATCCTTATGATCGTAAAGGCTATAGTAGGTCTCAGGCTTTCCCCGGACAAGGAAGAAGCCGGCCTCGATATCAGCGAGCATGGCGAAGAAGCCTACAGCGGCTTCCAGATGGCCCACGGCTACGGCACGCCTGAATATGGAATGAGCCTTAAAGATGAATAA
- a CDS encoding YhdH/YhfP family quinone oxidoreductase encodes MSDKKFRALVVEEEEGGKFTRSIKERSVGDLPDGEVLIRVRYSSLNFKDALSATGNKGVTKGYPHTPGIDAAGVVEESSSPQIKPGEEVLVTGYDLGANTDGGYGEYIRVPAGWVVGLPEGLSARESMIYGTAGFTAALSVYKIEEYGVVPDMGEVLVTGATGGVGSVACAILAKAGYSVVASTGKTDQKEFLTGLGVKEIISRADSADTSGRPLLKGRWAGAVDTVGGEILATAIKSAKQHGVVTCCGNVASGDLPINVYPFILRGVSLVGIDSAYCPMDARRKVWSKLGGEWKIDLDGIATEVTLDGLDEQIELILKGGQKGRVVVNLQE; translated from the coding sequence ATGAGTGACAAAAAATTCAGGGCACTGGTCGTAGAAGAGGAGGAAGGCGGCAAGTTCACGAGGTCCATCAAGGAGCGGTCGGTAGGCGATCTTCCGGATGGGGAGGTGCTCATAAGGGTCCGGTATTCCTCGCTTAACTTTAAAGACGCCCTTTCGGCGACGGGCAACAAGGGTGTCACGAAGGGCTACCCGCATACCCCGGGTATAGATGCGGCGGGGGTCGTAGAGGAGAGCTCGTCTCCGCAGATAAAGCCCGGGGAGGAGGTTCTCGTAACGGGCTACGACCTCGGCGCGAATACCGACGGGGGGTACGGCGAGTACATACGCGTGCCGGCCGGGTGGGTGGTCGGCCTGCCGGAGGGGCTTTCCGCGAGGGAGAGCATGATATACGGCACGGCGGGGTTTACGGCCGCCCTGTCCGTCTACAAAATAGAGGAATACGGCGTCGTGCCGGACATGGGCGAAGTCCTCGTCACGGGGGCGACGGGCGGCGTCGGGAGCGTTGCGTGCGCGATACTGGCCAAGGCCGGCTACAGCGTGGTCGCGTCTACCGGCAAGACGGATCAGAAGGAATTTTTGACCGGGCTCGGCGTTAAGGAGATCATAAGCAGGGCGGATTCAGCGGACACATCCGGAAGGCCTCTTCTCAAGGGGAGGTGGGCCGGGGCCGTCGATACGGTGGGCGGCGAAATACTGGCGACCGCGATAAAATCCGCAAAGCAGCACGGCGTCGTGACCTGCTGCGGGAACGTGGCCTCGGGCGATCTCCCGATAAACGTTTACCCCTTTATCCTGAGGGGCGTTTCGCTCGTCGGCATAGATTCCGCTTATTGCCCGATGGACGCGAGAAGGAAGGTCTGGTCGAAGCTCGGGGGCGAGTGGAAAATAGACCTCGACGGCATAGCAACGGAGGTCACGCTCGACGGCCTCGACGAGCAGATAGAGCTCATTTTAAAAGGCGGCCAGAAGGGGAGGGTCGTCGTAAACCTTCAAGAATAA
- a CDS encoding PQQ-dependent sugar dehydrogenase produces MKYGAYFLLLAFSFLAIDVAPTVELTTVKVAGGFVDPLYLASPVGDTTRLFVVEQNTGRIRIIKNGAVLPAPFLDIGAKASSGGERGLLGLAFHPNYSSNGYFYVNYTDNDGNSVIARYRVSGNPDVADAASETVLMNVTQPFSNHNGGMMAFSPNDDYLYIGVGDGGSGNDPGNRAQDGNEVFGKILRMDVGNGTLFRDAPENPFSNNPSFLGSIWALGFRNPWRFSFDRLNGDLYIADVGESAREEVSWQPGDSQGGENYGWRCMEGKACTGLSGCTCNSPGLTIPLHDYAHSGGNCSITGGYVYRGADIPELDGTYFYADYCTGRIWSFKRSGGGAAQLTERTAELRPQTGETINNVTSFGEDDRGEIYIVDKDGEIFKIVARTGPGPTPTPVPTAPPAPQPGNPVLGTLNPGTAGMRNTVTVTGAPPGARVRFAYSLLSTGFTVIRGGACNGQILRLRGASIIASGTADSGGQATLSPTLPSTTRGRTIYMQAIIESGTTCALTDRAAQSIGRAQGTPGSGGRGPTRPSRPGGGFGGGSGGFGGGGSGPGRGGLGGGGFGPGGGFFGGR; encoded by the coding sequence GTGAAATACGGGGCTTATTTCCTTCTTCTGGCTTTTTCATTTCTTGCAATCGACGTTGCGCCCACAGTCGAGCTTACGACTGTGAAAGTCGCTGGCGGATTCGTGGACCCGCTCTATCTCGCTTCTCCCGTCGGGGATACCACCCGCCTCTTCGTGGTGGAGCAGAACACCGGACGCATCAGGATCATAAAGAACGGCGCCGTTCTTCCGGCGCCGTTCCTCGACATCGGGGCCAAGGCGTCGAGCGGCGGCGAAAGGGGGCTCCTCGGCCTCGCGTTCCACCCGAACTATTCCTCGAACGGGTATTTCTACGTCAACTACACGGACAACGACGGAAACTCGGTCATAGCCCGCTACAGGGTTTCCGGCAATCCCGACGTCGCCGACGCCGCGAGCGAAACCGTCCTCATGAACGTCACGCAGCCCTTCAGTAACCACAACGGCGGGATGATGGCCTTCAGCCCGAACGACGATTACCTCTACATCGGCGTGGGCGACGGCGGCTCGGGCAACGACCCCGGGAACAGGGCCCAGGACGGAAACGAGGTCTTCGGCAAAATACTCAGGATGGACGTCGGGAACGGCACCCTCTTCAGGGACGCGCCGGAAAACCCCTTCAGCAATAATCCGTCGTTTCTGGGCAGCATATGGGCCCTCGGGTTCAGAAACCCCTGGAGGTTCAGCTTCGACAGGCTGAACGGCGACCTTTACATAGCGGACGTCGGCGAAAGTGCGCGCGAGGAGGTGAGCTGGCAGCCGGGCGACAGCCAGGGCGGGGAAAACTACGGCTGGCGCTGCATGGAGGGCAAGGCCTGTACGGGTCTCTCGGGATGCACGTGCAACTCCCCCGGGCTGACGATACCCCTTCACGACTACGCCCACTCCGGCGGCAACTGCTCCATAACGGGCGGGTACGTATACAGGGGCGCCGACATACCCGAGCTCGACGGCACGTATTTTTACGCCGATTACTGTACCGGCAGGATATGGTCCTTCAAGCGGAGCGGCGGCGGCGCTGCGCAGCTCACCGAGCGCACGGCCGAGCTGAGGCCCCAAACCGGCGAGACCATAAACAACGTAACTTCATTCGGCGAGGACGACAGGGGCGAGATATATATCGTCGACAAGGACGGCGAGATATTCAAAATAGTCGCTAGAACTGGGCCGGGGCCCACCCCGACACCCGTCCCCACGGCTCCCCCCGCTCCGCAGCCGGGGAACCCAGTGCTCGGAACCCTTAATCCCGGGACGGCGGGGATGCGGAATACCGTCACCGTAACCGGCGCGCCGCCGGGAGCCAGGGTGAGATTCGCCTATTCCCTTCTTTCGACCGGGTTCACGGTTATAAGGGGCGGCGCATGTAACGGCCAGATACTGCGCCTGAGGGGCGCGAGCATAATAGCTTCCGGAACAGCCGATTCGGGCGGGCAGGCGACGCTGAGCCCGACACTTCCGTCCACCACCAGGGGAAGGACTATATACATGCAGGCGATAATCGAGAGCGGAACCACCTGCGCCCTCACGGACAGGGCGGCGCAGTCCATTGGCCGGGCCCAGGGGACGCCGGGAAGCGGCGGCAGAGGCCCGACACGTCCGTCACGGCCGGGTGGAGGATTCGGCGGTGGTAGCGGAGGATTCGGGGGCGGCGGCAGCGGACCGGGCAGAGGCGGATTAGGAGGCGGCGGATTTGGCCCCGGCGGGGGCTTCTTCGGCGGCAGATAG
- the thiC gene encoding phosphomethylpyrimidine synthase ThiC: MGINTKREKIPGRDAITRSPFPNSRKIYVKGRLHPIEVAMREIEVGSSAPGFGDNGAPQPNSSITVYDTSGPYTDPAKEIDVHKGLEPLRSSWIIGRGDVEELPEFSSGFARASAGKSGVLAIKFRNVRKPFRAKPGANVTQMHYARKGIITPEMEYIAIRENQRIDELRGSLGELAKYHPGESFGARIPRTHITPEFVRDEVAQGRAIIPSNINHPESEPMIIGRNFLVKINANIGNSAVTSSIEEEVEKAVWACRWGADTIMDLSTGKNIHETREWIMRNSPVPVGTVPIYQALEKVDGKAEELTWEIFRDTLIEQAEQGVDYFTIHAGVLLGYIHLTADRVTGIVSRGGSIMAKWCLAHHKESFLYTNFEEICEIMKAYDIAFSLGDGLRPGSIADANDRAQFAELKTIGELTEVAWRHDVQVMIEGPGHVPMHMIKENMDKQLEWCREAPFYTLGPLTTDIAPGYDHITSAIGAAMIGWYGTAMLCYVTPKEHLGLPNRTDVKEGVITYKIAAHAADLAKGHPAAQVRDNALSKARFEFRWNDQFNLSLDPDTAKEFHDETLPAEGAKVAHFCSMCGPKFCSMKITQEVRDYAKSKGLTESDAVKTGMEQKSKEFASSGRKIYVPVGE, encoded by the coding sequence ATGGGAATAAATACAAAACGGGAAAAAATACCGGGGCGCGACGCGATAACCCGGAGCCCGTTTCCGAATTCCAGGAAGATATACGTCAAGGGCAGGCTCCATCCCATAGAAGTCGCGATGCGCGAGATAGAGGTCGGGAGCTCGGCCCCCGGGTTCGGCGATAACGGTGCGCCGCAGCCGAACTCCTCCATTACCGTATACGACACGAGCGGCCCCTACACCGACCCGGCGAAGGAAATAGACGTCCACAAGGGGCTCGAACCCCTCAGAAGCTCCTGGATTATAGGACGCGGTGACGTCGAGGAGCTTCCGGAGTTTTCTTCCGGGTTCGCGCGCGCCTCGGCCGGGAAGTCGGGCGTTCTGGCGATCAAGTTCAGGAACGTGAGAAAACCGTTCCGTGCCAAACCCGGCGCGAACGTAACGCAGATGCACTACGCGCGGAAGGGGATAATCACCCCCGAGATGGAGTACATCGCCATACGCGAGAACCAGCGCATAGACGAGCTCAGGGGCAGCCTCGGAGAGCTCGCTAAATACCACCCCGGCGAGAGCTTCGGGGCGAGGATTCCCCGGACGCACATCACCCCCGAATTCGTAAGGGACGAGGTCGCGCAGGGAAGGGCCATAATCCCGTCCAACATCAACCACCCCGAATCAGAGCCGATGATAATCGGGAGGAATTTTCTCGTAAAGATAAACGCGAACATCGGGAACTCCGCCGTCACGTCGAGCATAGAGGAAGAGGTCGAAAAGGCCGTCTGGGCGTGCAGGTGGGGGGCCGATACGATAATGGACCTCTCGACGGGAAAGAACATACACGAGACGAGGGAGTGGATAATGCGAAACTCCCCTGTCCCCGTCGGCACCGTGCCTATTTACCAGGCGCTCGAAAAGGTCGACGGCAAGGCCGAGGAACTCACGTGGGAGATATTCCGCGATACGCTCATAGAGCAGGCCGAGCAGGGGGTCGATTATTTCACGATACACGCGGGCGTTCTGCTCGGATATATTCACCTGACGGCCGACAGGGTCACGGGCATAGTCTCGCGCGGCGGCTCTATAATGGCCAAGTGGTGTCTGGCCCATCATAAAGAGAGCTTCCTCTACACCAATTTCGAAGAGATATGCGAGATAATGAAGGCCTACGACATAGCCTTTTCTCTCGGGGACGGCCTCAGGCCGGGCTCCATCGCCGACGCCAACGACAGGGCGCAGTTCGCCGAGCTCAAGACGATAGGCGAGCTTACGGAAGTCGCCTGGAGGCACGACGTCCAGGTGATGATAGAAGGCCCCGGCCACGTCCCGATGCACATGATCAAGGAGAACATGGACAAGCAGCTCGAATGGTGCCGCGAGGCCCCGTTCTACACCCTCGGGCCCCTTACGACGGACATAGCGCCCGGATACGACCACATCACGTCCGCGATAGGAGCGGCGATGATAGGGTGGTACGGGACGGCCATGCTCTGCTACGTGACGCCGAAGGAGCACCTCGGCCTTCCCAACAGGACCGACGTCAAGGAAGGCGTCATCACTTATAAAATAGCCGCCCACGCCGCAGACCTCGCGAAGGGGCACCCTGCGGCGCAGGTGAGGGACAATGCGCTCAGCAAGGCGCGGTTCGAGTTCAGGTGGAACGACCAGTTCAACCTTTCGCTCGACCCCGACACGGCGAAGGAGTTCCACGACGAAACCCTTCCGGCCGAAGGGGCCAAGGTCGCGCACTTCTGCTCGATGTGCGGGCCGAAATTCTGCTCGATGAAGATAACGCAGGAAGTGAGGGACTACGCCAAGTCGAAGGGCCTCACCGAGTCTGACGCAGTGAAGACCGGCATGGAGCAGAAATCGAAGGAATTCGCGAGCTCCGGCCGAAAGATTTACGTCCCGGTCGGAGAGTAA
- the tsaD gene encoding tRNA (adenosine(37)-N6)-threonylcarbamoyltransferase complex transferase subunit TsaD: MPEIILGIESSCDETSAAVITDGRRVLSNIVASQADIHKEYGGVVPEIASRKHVELILAVIKKALTEAGVEKSGITGVTVTSGPGLIGALMVGLSAAKALAYGLGVPLIGVNHLEAHLAAVHIEHDVEFPFVGLVVSGGHTSLYFVEDYTHLTILGKTRDDAAGEAFDKAAKLLGLGYPGGVQIDRLAKEGNPEAVKFPRPFKSSSTFDFSFSGLKTSLVYYLREHPSPDDRELRDICAGYQEAIAETLVEKALLAARARGVKSAVMAGGVACNSRLRALASERFGEEGMGVYIPSPVYCTDNAAMVGVLGSYAFREGRTSDLSLGPFSTSRTKYVRGKGELAKASPAQSS, translated from the coding sequence ATGCCGGAGATAATCCTCGGGATCGAAAGCTCGTGCGACGAAACGTCCGCCGCCGTCATCACGGACGGGCGCAGGGTACTGTCCAATATCGTCGCTTCTCAGGCCGACATACATAAGGAATACGGCGGCGTCGTCCCCGAGATAGCGTCGAGAAAGCACGTCGAGCTCATACTCGCCGTGATAAAGAAGGCGCTCACGGAAGCCGGCGTCGAGAAGAGCGGCATTACCGGCGTCACCGTCACGAGCGGCCCCGGCCTCATCGGGGCTCTCATGGTCGGGCTCTCGGCGGCCAAGGCGCTCGCCTACGGCCTGGGCGTGCCGCTCATAGGGGTGAATCACCTCGAAGCGCACCTCGCCGCCGTCCACATAGAGCACGACGTCGAGTTCCCGTTCGTCGGGCTCGTCGTATCGGGAGGCCACACGAGTCTTTACTTCGTTGAAGACTATACCCACTTAACGATACTCGGGAAGACGAGGGACGACGCGGCGGGCGAGGCGTTCGACAAGGCCGCGAAGCTCCTCGGCCTCGGATACCCGGGCGGCGTACAGATAGACAGGCTGGCAAAAGAAGGAAACCCCGAAGCGGTCAAATTCCCGAGGCCGTTCAAATCCTCTTCGACGTTCGATTTCAGCTTCAGCGGGCTGAAGACGTCGCTGGTCTATTACCTGAGGGAGCATCCCTCTCCCGACGACCGGGAGCTCCGCGACATTTGCGCCGGGTACCAGGAGGCGATAGCCGAAACCCTCGTCGAGAAGGCCCTCCTCGCGGCCAGGGCGCGAGGGGTGAAAAGCGCCGTCATGGCGGGCGGGGTCGCGTGCAATTCCAGGCTCCGCGCCCTTGCCTCGGAGAGGTTCGGAGAAGAAGGGATGGGCGTCTACATACCATCCCCCGTTTACTGTACCGACAACGCGGCGATGGTAGGCGTCCTCGGCTCCTATGCCTTCAGGGAAGGCAGGACGTCAGACCTCTCGCTCGGCCCGTTTTCGACCTCGCGCACCAAATACGTCAGGGGAAAGGGCGAGCTCGCGAAAGCCTCCCCCGCTCAGTCCTCGTAA
- a CDS encoding Dabb family protein yields the protein MIKHIVMWRLKDFAAGASREENAKKLKESLEDLKDRVEDIKALEVGINFNSSPAAFDVVLYSEFEDRRGLDAYQNHPEHLKIVDFVGEIRTDRAVVDYED from the coding sequence GTGATAAAGCACATCGTAATGTGGAGACTGAAGGATTTCGCCGCGGGGGCGTCCAGGGAAGAGAATGCGAAGAAGTTAAAGGAATCGCTCGAAGATTTAAAGGACCGGGTAGAGGACATAAAGGCCCTCGAGGTCGGGATTAATTTTAACTCCTCGCCGGCTGCGTTCGACGTCGTCCTTTACTCGGAGTTTGAGGACAGGCGTGGGCTCGACGCGTACCAGAACCATCCGGAGCACCTCAAGATAGTGGATTTCGTAGGGGAGATCCGTACCGACAGGGCGGTCGTCGATTACGAGGACTGA